The following DNA comes from Vespa crabro chromosome 25, iyVesCrab1.2, whole genome shotgun sequence.
tattacacacacacacacacacacacacatattacatacatatatatacacatataattttattatcaatattattaaatggtTTCTTCCTGTTATGTACTATTAAGATAACtacgataagaaaatattatataaataaagtataaatattttcagttAATATGatacagttattatcattcttataagTACTTACTTTATATAGATTCTATTCCGTCACTTGCTGCTGGATTGTTTTTTGGATCTGCACTTAGCTATGGAGCTTTTCAAACATCTGTGGATCCAACCAACGTTGGAGTTTTATTAGGAACAACTACAACGTTAGGTGGTCTTATgggatatcgtttttataacaCTGGAAAGATTATGCCAGCTGGagtgataacaatattgaggtatatatatacatacatatatacatatatatatatatatatatatatatatatatatatatattatatatcatttgttttaatattgaattaagATTAAGTaacatattttgttatttttatagcgCTGCAATGATAGTAAGGATAGTCACAAGATATTTTTCACCACCTGTAAAAGCAGATTAAACTATAAGCATTCAacagatatacacacacacatatatttatatatacctatataatcAAATctcaaatgtaaaaaatattgtatttagttccaaagtatatatatatatatatctatctatctatctatctatctatatatatatatatatatacttatttatttatgtaatcgTTGcagtaataatttcaatgtataattacttagaatatttttatagaataaaatttatgtaagCATATACCTTACTatgcgataataaaaataataataataaaaatgatgttgatagtaataatgagaatataatCGACCAATCATATTACAGTATTTAGTATCGATTAAGTACGAAGCAATCCTATTGGTTAACATATGACGTAgtttagataataatgaaagctGATTGGTCGACGTAAGAAAAGGTTAGAATATTGTTGGAAATATCGAGAGATAGAAATCTCGAACGTgcgattaatcgattatattattaaaagaacgTCTTTACGAACCTTCTTCGTTCGAGGCTCATTCTTAATGGTGGTCGTGCGTCCGGTTGGATGGTAAATTCGTGATTCACTGTGCATGCtttcgttaatatatatatcgaaatataggaagtttatttgtaataaatacaGGATCCATTAACGTTAGAATGTTCGTTCGTGACGCATAAGCTGTTACGAacgtttaaacgaatgtacgCTTTCGATATTTTGTCGAATAAGTCGTTCGCGATTCAATACCGTAAGCACTGGTCGCCGTACGAACGAAGTTTTCATACTTTTCGAAGGTTCTGACTGATTTTTGGGATCAAGTCACCGAAAACTTTCATCATTCCGTCAATAACCGAGTGCCGACCCGTTGGGTGGCGATCGTCCGATAAggtatgttattttatttttacgtagatatatatatatatatatatatatacttttaatgaatttatttttattatctttttttcctttttttttcctctcccgtttcctctctctgtctctctctctctctgtctctctttttctctctttttctctctttctctttcacgtaCTAACtcactcttttcttcttttttatctctttttcttttttatctc
Coding sequences within:
- the LOC124432423 gene encoding transmembrane protein 14C, producing MPIDIPAFAYAAVVAGGGILGYVKSHSIPSLAAGLFFGSALSYGAFQTSVDPTNVGVLLGTTTTLGGLMGYRFYNTGKIMPAGVITILSAAMIVRIVTRYFSPPVKAD